Proteins encoded in a region of the Flammeovirga yaeyamensis genome:
- the kdsB gene encoding 3-deoxy-manno-octulosonate cytidylyltransferase, translating to MRKFLGLIPARYGSSRLEGKPLADICGKPMIQHVYERAKVAIEDVYVATDDHRIVDAVESFGGKVIMTSANHENGTSRCLEALELVNKQTSAGFNAVVNIQGDEPLLEPSTLTELVNSFDDETNFATLVTPVVHQQDLENDSEVFVTFDHNKNALYFSRAVIPTVRGKKRSEWMQHTTFYKHLGLYAYTDEALKLFSTLAPTTLEKLESLEQLRWVEHGYQIKVGITEHDSIPVDTKEDLERVRNIMQELV from the coding sequence ATGCGTAAGTTTTTAGGACTTATTCCTGCACGTTACGGTTCATCGCGTTTAGAGGGAAAACCTCTAGCAGATATTTGCGGTAAACCGATGATTCAACACGTGTATGAACGAGCTAAAGTCGCGATTGAAGATGTGTATGTAGCCACTGATGATCACAGAATCGTTGATGCTGTAGAGTCTTTTGGCGGTAAAGTGATTATGACTTCGGCAAATCACGAAAATGGAACATCAAGATGTCTTGAAGCGCTTGAACTAGTGAACAAACAAACTTCTGCGGGATTCAACGCCGTAGTCAATATCCAAGGTGATGAACCACTATTGGAACCTTCTACTTTAACAGAATTAGTCAATAGTTTTGATGATGAAACCAACTTTGCCACTTTGGTAACTCCTGTGGTACATCAGCAAGATTTAGAAAACGATAGTGAAGTATTTGTGACTTTCGATCACAATAAAAATGCACTTTATTTTAGTAGAGCAGTCATTCCTACGGTTAGAGGGAAAAAACGTAGTGAGTGGATGCAACATACTACTTTTTACAAGCACTTAGGATTATATGCCTATACCGATGAAGCCCTAAAACTGTTCTCTACTTTAGCTCCAACAACATTGGAAAAATTAGAGAGTTTAGAACAACTTCGTTGGGTAGAACATGGATACCAAATTAAGGTCGGAATTACAGAACACGACAGTATTCCTGTGGATACAAAAGAAGATTTGGAACGAGTGAGGAATATTATGCAAGAGTTAGTATAA
- a CDS encoding transaldolase family protein — protein sequence MELYLDSAEINEIKSSFQQLPFMTGLTTTPTFMARHGITDIDGTIVELSKIVPVLQIEALGDTAEEIVAEAKRQEALGLDRDKTVYKIPVSMEGLKACSMLVKEGFKVNIHLVYTLQQAYMAMQAGATYVCPLVGRLQDQGHDALGLVEQCVEAVNYYGYNTKIMFSSVRTIQHIRDAVELGVHTITVPWKIMKQLTDNHFTKIGTDQFINDTRLMTERVGDAISETNPTVTAETTVADCLVAMTTYKTGAVTVIDAEKNPIGIFTDGDLRRLVTEKGGDVSGIKVNELGLTAPISIDAHELLFAAHNLIKEKQVDELVVTLDGKAIGMLDVQDIVK from the coding sequence ATGGAATTATATTTAGATTCTGCTGAGATCAACGAGATCAAATCAAGTTTCCAACAGTTACCTTTCATGACTGGATTAACTACGACACCTACTTTCATGGCGCGTCATGGTATTACAGACATCGATGGAACTATTGTAGAACTTTCTAAAATTGTACCTGTACTTCAAATCGAAGCTTTAGGTGATACAGCTGAGGAAATTGTTGCAGAAGCAAAAAGACAAGAAGCTTTAGGTCTTGACCGCGACAAAACAGTTTACAAAATTCCAGTATCAATGGAAGGTTTGAAAGCTTGTTCTATGTTGGTTAAAGAAGGCTTTAAAGTAAATATTCACTTAGTATATACTTTACAACAAGCATATATGGCTATGCAAGCTGGTGCAACTTACGTTTGTCCACTTGTAGGTCGTCTTCAAGATCAAGGTCATGATGCTCTTGGTTTAGTAGAGCAATGTGTTGAAGCTGTAAACTACTACGGTTACAATACTAAAATCATGTTCTCATCAGTTCGTACAATCCAACACATCCGTGATGCTGTAGAACTTGGTGTTCACACGATTACTGTACCTTGGAAAATCATGAAGCAGTTAACTGATAACCACTTCACGAAAATCGGTACTGATCAGTTCATCAACGATACTCGTTTAATGACTGAACGCGTAGGTGATGCGATTTCTGAAACAAACCCTACAGTAACAGCTGAAACTACTGTTGCTGATTGTTTAGTAGCTATGACTACTTACAAAACTGGTGCAGTTACAGTAATTGATGCTGAGAAAAACCCTATCGGAATCTTTACTGATGGCGATCTTCGTCGTTTAGTAACTGAGAAAGGTGGTGACGTTTCTGGTATCAAAGTAAACGAATTAGGACTTACTGCTCCTATTTCTATCGATGCTCACGAATTGTTATTCGCTGCTCATAACTTGATTAAAGAAAAGCAAGTTGACGAACTAGTAGTTACTTTAGACGGTAAAGCTATTGGTATGTTAGACGTTCAAGATATCGTAAAATAA
- a CDS encoding PD-(D/E)XK nuclease-like domain-containing protein: MSKVNFDIVEMEETDYRNHPALANTDIRNAQLILLGKQPHTPKKALREGTYLHSAILEPEEWVRIQRKLPAKQANRINRIAQTARNYPLMQEMLSHSNAQVEKCIFWKDPVTGLECKAKPDLFIEGEVVMDLKTTSRTIKGAFENQVLRNDFDRQISFYNIPIQAPIARVIGVSKISKGKLFRLDWEREDEYLKNGRQKADILLKKLADDTELIEKVIQLRKFKNQK, encoded by the coding sequence ATGAGTAAAGTTAATTTTGATATTGTTGAAATGGAGGAAACGGATTACAGAAACCACCCTGCCCTTGCCAATACAGATATTCGAAATGCTCAACTTATTTTATTAGGAAAACAACCTCACACTCCCAAAAAAGCGCTAAGAGAAGGAACTTACCTTCATTCAGCAATTTTAGAACCTGAAGAATGGGTAAGAATTCAAAGAAAACTACCCGCAAAACAAGCCAATCGAATCAATAGAATCGCTCAAACAGCTAGAAACTATCCGTTAATGCAAGAAATGCTTTCTCACTCAAATGCTCAGGTAGAAAAGTGTATTTTCTGGAAAGATCCCGTTACAGGTTTAGAGTGTAAAGCTAAACCCGATCTATTTATTGAGGGAGAAGTCGTAATGGACCTAAAAACTACTTCTAGAACTATTAAAGGAGCCTTCGAAAATCAAGTATTAAGAAATGATTTCGATCGTCAGATTTCTTTTTATAATATTCCTATTCAAGCTCCAATAGCTAGAGTAATTGGTGTAAGTAAAATATCTAAAGGAAAATTGTTTCGTTTAGACTGGGAAAGAGAAGATGAATATCTAAAAAATGGACGTCAAAAAGCAGACATTCTTTTAAAAAAATTAGCGGATGATACTGAATTGATCGAAAAAGTTATTCAGCTAAGAAAGTTTAAAAACCAAAAATAG
- a CDS encoding S8 family serine peptidase has product MKLLRFLHIFLFFIGVTLFPTILSAQDSEDNLNTVLYVKLKSDQNEVLGPWSRSYLSDKDEPAKMLKPKFYMHLIQRRVRNLSTERFFPRPYPDILEIELQPGSSVENAIKKLKEHPLVEYVEIEEYVNDLYTPNDTRSGEQFSIPLHNLTEAWDISRGDENVVIGIHDSGFNTSHEDLMGNLYVNEAEANGFDGVDDDNNGYIDDIHGWNFKRNSNDLSGTAHGIYVSGSASATGDNNLGVIGSGFNCTYLPVVRSRLSSLVYTCEQNNVKIVNMSWGSRGSNQISYQEVINYYSETPEYDILFIAAAGNDPHGNVPSDYYPASYENVLSVTGVNQNRENTGRTRGYLIDVAAADGSLSTHNSGYANQFGTSYASPTVAGIAGLIRSEFPDLKAYQVAELIRYTSDTTFYDVAANNGLKYLQGYGVVDAHRALTGKDNIHVARASNIRYNKLNSSDIFLAAGDSMEINMDIQNIFNGNSNLKVKLTPYDPNITAVSNEVTIGQILESQITNNPNPFVFKLGLLTNLHENHYFKIEFYDEANNYYDWQNIEINLTLQQYISLNNINGYFRPDGTLGTAHGLNFGSHPMTKSTGLMLVANNKVVDVAYTDSDNNIRSADFRGTNTIQQVTTSSTDPVYPYSEYLFQYDDGNATDPIGLNITQRLFGKFETNRDRAIFTEYQITNNGTGDLDSLAIGLFTDWNFSYQGNDLPFQEDSSRCYYDPVTQTVYAFHSNNFLNGAIRLLNRNETVHLQNMDIMRPINSEIDISNDYTDAEKITTLSNGIGTEVLGYSTIGGTNIATALGTALADVKLNETVHVGFLFVVGESIDVIRTQLDSAQKASEYWLKGPSPSIAHQVANEGEMVNIRTTTFDSLALYKLEGNTKVLKGRGRLFQVLIDSIDYYYVQSQGRFVYDGDLVQLTGDAIPYLSATTPMNVCRNTKVIVSPNGCSTFNFYDNPLMISPVYTGSSLILEDLERDTTFYVTCAVNNSIDNSLRIDVLVKNSINNFLLSENSSYVGGAVTATLAQTDDAVSWQWYHNGELLNANDQASVDINFSRQGTHEIRLSATNEAGCTYFVTKEIEVFLDNPNSSVVSLLENSILYPNPIKNGWVNITVPSSIGQITFDLLQVDGSLIQAHVPYVMDGSKYTVYLPQHLSSKTYLLRGQANGGSYTWKISID; this is encoded by the coding sequence ATGAAATTATTGAGATTTCTACATATCTTTTTATTTTTTATAGGAGTCACATTGTTTCCTACGATTCTATCTGCACAAGATTCTGAAGATAATCTAAATACAGTCCTTTATGTAAAGCTTAAAAGCGATCAAAATGAAGTTTTAGGTCCCTGGTCTCGATCTTATTTATCGGATAAAGATGAGCCCGCCAAAATGCTTAAACCTAAGTTTTACATGCACCTTATTCAAAGAAGAGTAAGAAACCTTTCTACAGAACGTTTTTTCCCAAGACCCTATCCTGATATTTTAGAAATTGAATTACAGCCAGGAAGCAGTGTAGAAAACGCAATAAAAAAATTAAAAGAACATCCACTAGTAGAATATGTAGAAATAGAAGAATATGTAAACGATTTATATACTCCTAATGATACTAGAAGTGGTGAACAGTTTTCTATACCATTACATAATCTCACAGAAGCGTGGGATATTAGTAGAGGTGATGAAAATGTAGTCATTGGTATTCATGACTCCGGTTTTAATACTTCTCATGAGGACCTCATGGGCAATCTTTATGTAAATGAAGCAGAAGCAAATGGTTTTGATGGAGTTGATGATGATAATAATGGCTATATAGATGATATACATGGATGGAACTTTAAAAGAAACTCCAATGATTTATCTGGTACAGCACATGGTATTTATGTATCTGGAAGTGCATCTGCTACTGGCGATAATAATCTAGGTGTTATTGGTAGTGGTTTTAACTGTACGTATTTACCCGTCGTTAGAAGCCGCCTAAGTAGTCTAGTATACACTTGTGAGCAAAACAATGTCAAGATTGTCAATATGTCTTGGGGTAGTAGAGGTAGTAATCAAATTTCTTATCAAGAAGTGATTAATTATTATTCTGAAACACCTGAATATGACATTCTCTTTATTGCTGCTGCAGGTAATGACCCTCATGGTAATGTCCCTTCTGATTATTACCCTGCTTCTTATGAAAATGTTTTATCAGTAACAGGTGTCAATCAAAATAGAGAAAATACAGGTAGAACTAGAGGGTATTTAATCGATGTAGCAGCTGCTGATGGGTCTTTATCAACACATAATTCTGGCTATGCCAATCAATTTGGAACATCTTACGCCTCTCCTACGGTTGCAGGTATTGCAGGATTGATTCGTTCAGAGTTTCCTGATCTAAAGGCTTATCAAGTGGCTGAGTTAATTCGATATACCTCAGATACTACTTTTTACGATGTTGCTGCGAATAATGGTCTAAAATATTTACAAGGTTATGGAGTTGTTGATGCTCATCGAGCTTTAACCGGAAAGGATAATATACACGTAGCTCGAGCAAGTAATATTCGTTACAACAAATTGAACTCTAGTGATATCTTTTTAGCTGCTGGAGACTCCATGGAAATCAACATGGATATTCAAAATATATTCAATGGGAATAGCAACCTCAAAGTAAAACTCACTCCATACGACCCAAATATTACTGCAGTTTCTAATGAAGTTACAATTGGCCAAATATTAGAATCCCAAATAACCAACAACCCTAATCCTTTTGTATTTAAGTTAGGACTCTTAACCAATCTTCATGAAAATCATTATTTCAAAATAGAATTTTATGATGAAGCTAATAACTATTACGATTGGCAAAATATAGAAATCAACCTCACGTTACAGCAATACATCAGTCTCAATAATATCAACGGTTATTTTAGACCTGACGGTACTTTAGGTACTGCTCATGGATTAAACTTTGGTTCTCATCCAATGACTAAATCTACAGGTCTTATGTTAGTAGCTAACAACAAAGTAGTTGATGTCGCTTATACTGATAGTGATAACAATATTCGATCTGCTGATTTTAGAGGAACTAATACCATACAACAAGTAACAACATCGTCTACAGATCCTGTTTATCCTTATTCTGAATATCTATTTCAATATGACGATGGTAATGCGACTGATCCTATTGGATTAAATATCACTCAAAGATTATTTGGCAAATTCGAAACCAACCGTGATAGAGCCATTTTTACCGAGTATCAAATTACCAATAATGGTACTGGGGATTTAGACTCTTTAGCAATCGGGCTATTTACAGACTGGAATTTTAGTTATCAAGGTAATGATCTACCTTTCCAGGAAGACAGTTCCAGATGTTATTATGATCCGGTAACGCAAACAGTTTACGCCTTTCATTCTAATAATTTCTTGAATGGTGCCATTCGATTATTAAATAGAAATGAGACTGTCCATCTTCAAAATATGGATATTATGCGTCCTATCAACTCTGAAATCGATATTAGTAATGATTATACAGACGCAGAAAAAATAACCACTCTATCCAACGGCATTGGTACCGAAGTACTTGGATACAGTACTATTGGAGGGACAAATATTGCCACCGCTCTAGGAACAGCATTAGCAGATGTGAAACTAAATGAAACTGTACATGTAGGATTTTTATTTGTTGTTGGAGAAAGTATTGATGTAATAAGAACACAATTAGATTCCGCACAAAAAGCATCTGAATATTGGCTAAAAGGACCTTCACCTTCAATTGCTCATCAAGTAGCGAATGAAGGTGAAATGGTGAACATTAGAACGACAACATTCGATTCTTTAGCTTTATACAAATTGGAAGGCAATACTAAAGTGTTAAAAGGTAGAGGCCGACTTTTCCAAGTACTTATTGATAGTATCGATTATTATTATGTACAATCACAGGGACGTTTTGTATATGATGGTGACTTAGTTCAACTAACTGGAGATGCTATCCCTTATCTTTCTGCAACTACTCCAATGAATGTTTGTAGAAATACCAAAGTAATTGTCTCCCCTAATGGTTGTAGTACATTTAATTTCTACGATAACCCACTTATGATCTCGCCGGTATATACAGGTTCATCTCTTATTCTCGAAGATTTAGAAAGAGACACCACTTTCTATGTAACTTGTGCAGTCAATAACAGTATAGATAATTCATTACGTATAGATGTACTTGTTAAAAATAGTATTAATAACTTCCTATTATCAGAGAATTCCTCTTATGTTGGAGGTGCTGTTACTGCCACTTTAGCACAAACAGACGATGCCGTTTCTTGGCAGTGGTATCATAATGGAGAGTTACTAAATGCCAACGATCAAGCAAGTGTAGACATCAACTTTAGTAGACAGGGTACTCATGAAATCCGACTCTCTGCTACCAACGAAGCAGGGTGTACTTATTTTGTTACAAAAGAAATTGAAGTTTTTCTTGACAACCCTAATTCTTCAGTGGTCTCTTTATTGGAGAATAGTATTTTATATCCAAATCCAATTAAAAACGGTTGGGTGAATATTACTGTTCCATCAAGTATTGGTCAAATTACCTTTGATCTACTTCAAGTTGATGGTTCACTTATTCAGGCCCATGTACCTTATGTGATGGATGGAAGTAAATATACTGTTTATCTTCCTCAGCATCTATCTTCAAAAACCTATCTACTCAGAGGGCAAGCAAATGGAGGCAGTTACACCTGGAAGATCTCCATTGATTAA
- the kdsA gene encoding 3-deoxy-8-phosphooctulonate synthase, giving the protein MSKNIVKVGDINCGADELFLISGPCVIEDESIMLKTAEKLKEVTERLNIPMIYKASFQKDNRSSVDFYRGPGIEEGLRILQKVKDEFGFSLVSDVHYPDQVKPAAEVLDIIQIPAYLCMQTDLVVSAAETGKVVNIKHGQFLAPENMIKPAQKVESTGNKNIILTERGFTFGYNDMVVDPRSFYEMRKTDYPVVFDVTHSIRKYGIPSADPNGGARQYLGTLARAGVAAGVDGLFIETHPCPSEALCDAASQLEVTQLEEFLKPLIEIHNIELSYRNSPNH; this is encoded by the coding sequence ATGAGTAAAAACATAGTAAAAGTTGGCGATATCAATTGTGGAGCCGACGAATTATTTCTGATCTCTGGACCTTGTGTTATCGAGGACGAGAGCATCATGTTAAAAACTGCTGAAAAGTTAAAAGAAGTAACGGAACGCCTAAACATTCCTATGATCTACAAGGCGTCTTTCCAAAAAGATAACCGTTCTTCTGTAGATTTCTACAGAGGTCCAGGTATTGAGGAAGGTCTTCGTATTCTTCAAAAAGTAAAAGACGAATTCGGTTTTTCATTGGTATCAGATGTTCACTACCCAGATCAGGTAAAACCTGCTGCTGAAGTATTGGATATCATTCAAATCCCTGCTTACTTATGTATGCAAACAGACCTAGTAGTGTCTGCCGCAGAAACAGGTAAAGTAGTGAATATCAAGCATGGTCAGTTCTTGGCTCCTGAGAACATGATCAAGCCAGCTCAAAAAGTAGAATCTACAGGTAACAAAAATATCATCTTAACAGAAAGAGGTTTCACTTTCGGTTACAACGATATGGTCGTTGACCCTCGTTCTTTCTACGAAATGAGAAAAACAGATTACCCTGTTGTTTTTGATGTAACTCACTCTATCCGTAAATATGGTATTCCTTCTGCGGATCCTAACGGAGGAGCTCGTCAATACTTAGGTACTTTGGCAAGAGCAGGTGTGGCTGCAGGTGTTGATGGTTTATTTATCGAAACTCACCCATGTCCTTCAGAAGCACTTTGTGATGCCGCTTCTCAATTAGAAGTAACACAATTAGAGGAATTCTTAAAGCCACTAATTGAAATTCATAATATTGAATTAAGCTATAGAAATAGCCCTAATCATTAA